The following DNA comes from Pseudomonas marginalis.
TGGTGTGCACTTTACGGTGCAGGATCGCCTGGAACTCATCGGCGAAGGTGTAGTAACGGCTGATCAACGTTTCGCTGGTTGCAGCAAAGCGGTTGTAGGCAATTACTGCGGGGATAGCGGCGAACAGGCCGATCGCGGTGGCGATCAGGGCTTCGGCAATACCCGGGGCCACGGTGGCCAGGGTCGCTTGCTGGGCCTGGGCCAGGCCGCGGAACGAGTTCATGATCCCCCACACCGTACCGAACAGGCCGATGTACGGGCTGACGGAACCGACGGTAGCGAGGAACGGCAGGCTCTGCTCCAGTTTCTCTTCTTCACGGGAAATGGCGACGCGCATGGCACGGGCCACGCCTTCCATGACCGCTTCCGGATCAACACCCGGCTGCTGGCGCAGGCGCGAGAATTCCTTGAAGCCCGCGCGGAAGATCTGCTCGACGCCCGAGTCCGGGTCCGGGTTGCTGCCGGCCTGGCGGTACAGCTTGGACAGGTCGATACCCGACCAGAAGCGCTCTTCAAAGCTCTCCAGGGCACGTCGACCGGCGCGCAGCAGGTTGCTGCGCTGAAAAATCATGACCCAAGAGGTAACCGATGCGGCTACCAGGGTCAGCATCACCAGTTGAACCACGACACTGGCATTGCTGACCAGGCTCCACATGGAGGAATGGTCGACGACGGTAGGTTCCACGCTAAATCTCCTGCTTTGATTGTTTACCCGCGCCGCTCACGGCGGCAAAGGCCGCACGTAGAGTTTCGGGAATGGCCCGAGGTTTCAAACTATTGGTGCGCACACACGCCACCAGGAACTGCCCCTCACAGAGCAGCGTTGCATCCGTTGCCCGCCTGACCTGCTGCTTGAAACGCAGGCTGGCACGGTTCAATTCGATTACTTCAGCGCTGACCAGCAGCTCGTCGTCCAGTCGCGCCGGTGCGTGGTAACGCGCCTCGCTGGAATGCACGACGAATAACAGGTCCTCCCCTGCCAGCTGGGATTGGGCAAAGCCCAGCTCCCGTAGCCGCTCGGTACGAGCCCGCTCCATGAACTTGAGATAATTGACGTAATACACGATGCCGCCGGCATCGGTGTCCTCGTAATAAACGCGACAGCGATGTGCGAACGACTGATCCCCGTTTTGCGCGCGCATACTCTAGTGCTTACTCCTCAGGTTGCCAATCCGGTGGGGCAACTGTTTTTTCATTCTCGAAAAACATATCCAGTGACTGAATGACGACGCCAGCCACTAGGACAGCACAAACATCGAATAAATCGACTGGCGTGAAGCTTTTAATCGTCCACTGCATCAAGGAATTCGTCTACCACGGGCATCTCCCCCAATCGTGACGGAATGTTTAACCCGAAGTGCAGATAGGCATGGCGCGTCACCACCCGCCCCCTTGGCGTACGCATGATATAGCCCTGCTGGATCAGGTACGGCTCCAGCACATCTTCGATGGTATGGCGCTCTTCACTGATGGCCGCCGCCAGGCTGTCGACACCCACCGGGCCGCCGTCGAACTTCTCGATCATGGTCAAGAGCAGGCGTCGATCCTGATGATCGAAGCCGTGCTCGTCCACATCCAGCAGGTTCAAGGCCAGGTCCGCCACGGCCTTGGTGATATGCCCCTTGGCCCGTACTTCGGCAAAGTCACGCACACGACGCAACAAGCGGTTGGCAATCCGTGGCGTGCCCCGGGCCCGACGAGCGATTTCAAACGCGCCCTCCGGGTCCAGGGGCAGGCCGAGAATACTGGCCGAACGGCTGACAATGGTCGCCAGATCGGTAGTGCTATAGAACTCCAGACGTTGAACGATGCCGAAACGGTCTCGCAGCGGGTTGGTCAGCATGCCCGCACGGGTCGTCGCGCCCACCAGCGTGAACGGTGGCAAGTCGAGCTTGATCGAGCGGGCCGCCGGGCCTTCGCCGATCATGATGTCGAGCTGGAAATCTTCCATCGCCGGGTACAGCACTTCCTCGACGATAGGCGAGAGCCGGTGGATCTCGTCGATGAACAGCACGTCATGGGGCTCGAGGTTGGTGAGCAACGCCGCCAAATCACCTGGCCGCTCCAGCACCGGGCCGGAGGTGGACTTGATCGACACGCCCATTTCCTGGGCAATGATGTTGGCCAGGGTGGTTTTACCCAGCCCCGGCGGGCCGAAGATCAAGGTATGGTCCAAGGACTCACTGCGCCCGCGCGCGGCCTGGATAAACAACTCCATCTGCTCGCGCACGGTGGGCTGGCCGATGTAGTCGGCAAGGCTCAAGGGCCGGATGGCGCGGTCCTGGACTTCTTCACGGTCACGAGGCCCGGTGGCCGCGATCAGACGATCAGCTTCAATCACTTAAATCATTCCCTTCAGGGCTCGGCGGATCATGTCTTCGCTGCTCAGGTTCTTGTCCTTGATGGCCGAGACGGCCTTGCTGGCCTCCTGGGGTTTGTAGCCCAGGGAGATCAGCGCACTGACGGCGTCGCTTTCAGCACTCGCGACCTGGCCCGCCGGCATATCCGGCTGGTTCGGCACCAGGGCGAACATGCTCGGCACCACTTCCCAGGCCTTGAAGCGGTCCTTGAGTTCTACCAACAGGCGCTCGGCGGTTTTCTTGCCCACGCCCGGTACCTTGGTCAGCGCTGAGGTGTCCTGGGCCGAAACGGCTCGTACCAGCTCATCCACTTCCAGGCTCGACATCAACGCCAGGGCCAATTTAGGCCCCACGCCATTAAGGCGAATCAGTTCGCGGAAGAAGTCGCGGTCGCGCTTGCCAATGAAACCATAGAGTAGTTGCGCGTCTTCGCGCACCACCAGATGGGTATGCAGCGTTATAGGTTCACCGACCGACGGCAGGCGGTACAGGGTGGTCATGGGCACTTCCAGCTCATACCCCAGCCCGTTTACATCCAGAATCAGGTGCGGCGGCTGTTTCTCAGCCAGGGTGCCGCGCAAGCGTCCAATCACGGTTCAGATCCTTAAAGCTTGGGGTCAGAGCGAGGCCTGACCGGAAATAACGATTGCGCTGATGCTATCAGAGACGCAGGCGCCCGCCACGACTGCGTGCCATGCCCAGGCCGTGAGGCAGCAGGCTGGAGCGCGTGTGTGCATGGCAAATGGCAATGGCCAGGGCGTCGGAGGCATCGATCTGCGGCTTTGAGGTGAGCTTGAGCATGTGCATGACCATCATCTGCACCTGCTCTTTATTGGCCGCACCGGTGCCGACCACGGCCTGCTTGACCTGGGTCGCGGTGTATTCGGCGATTTCCATGCCCTCTTCGGCCCCTGCCACGATGGCGGCGCCACGGGCTTGTCCGAGTTTAAGGGCTGAGTCGGCGTTTTTTGCCATGAACACTTTTTCGATGCCCATGGTGACCGGTCCGTAGGTCTGGATCACTTCACGCACGCCGCGATAGACGATCTGCAGGCGCTCAGCCAACTCGCCTGCGCCGGTACGGATACAGCCCGAAGCGACGTAGACGCAGCCGCGCGGGGTGTGTTGCACCACACCAAAACCGGTGATGCGCGAACCGGGGTCGATACCTAGGATTAAAGTCATAACGCCTGCAGGTCGGATAAACACATTTTTTGATACATCGTAGTTCTAATGTGGGAGGGGGCTTGCTCCCGATGGCGATCGTCCAGTTAGACATAGGCTGACTGATACACCGCCATCGAGAGCAAGCCCCCTCCCACATTTGGATCTACGTCATTCTTCAGCCTAGCTGTTCGGCCACGGATTCCGGGATGTCGGCGTTGGAATACACGTTCTGTACATCATCCAGGTCTTCGAGCATATCGAGCATCTTCAGCACTTTCTGCGCACCGTCCAGGTCCAGCTCGGCACTGGTGGTCGGCAGCATCACGATCTCGGCGTCGGAGCCTTTGAAACCGGCCGCTTCCAGGGCATTACGCACGGCGTAGAAGCCGGCGAACGAGGTAAACACGTCGATGGAGCCATCTTCATTGGTCACCACGTCGTCGGCATCCGCCTCCATCGCCGCTTCCATCAGCGCATCTTCATCCACACCCGGCGCGAAGGAGATCTGCCCCTTGCGTTCGAACAGGTAGGCCACCGAACCGTCAGTCCCCAGGTTGCCGCCACACTTGCTGAACGCATGACGCACGGCGGCGGCAGTACGGTTGCGGTTATCGGTCATGCATTCGACCATCACCGCCACGCCACCCGGGCCGTAGCCTTCGTAGGTCAACTCGACCATGTCGTCGGTGTCGGCAGCGCCGGCCCCACGGGCCACGGCACGGTCGATAATGTCACGACTCATATTGGCGCCGAGGGCCTTGTCCAGGGCCAGGCGCAGACGCGGGTTGGAGCCCGGGTCACCCCCGCCCTGGCGGGCAGCGACCGTCAGCTCACGGATCCACTTGGTAAAAATCTTGCCTTTCTTGGCATCCTGACGCTCTTTGCGGTGCTTGATGTTCGCCCACTTGGAATGGCCAGCCATAACACAACTCCGAAATTCTCTAGAAACCTTATCAACCCCACCCCGGGTGGGATACACCCCTTGTAACGCAAAGGCGCATCCGAAGATGCGCCTTTTTAGACTGCGTAAACCTCAGTGCGCTTTCACGCAGCAGCCTTACTCAGCCTTCGGCGTCTCGCGCAGGCGGATATGCAGCTCGCGCAATGCCTTGGCATCCACCACACCCGGAGCCTGGGTCATGACGTCCGCAGCACTCTGGGTTTTCGGGAACGCGATCACTTCACGGATCGACTGGGCACCGGTCATCAGCATCACCAGGCGGTCGAGGCCGAAAGCCAGGCCACCGTGGGGCGGCGCCCCGTATTTCAAGGCGTCGAGCAGGAAGCCGAACTTCTCTTCCTGTTCCGCTTCGTTGATGCCCAGCAGGCGGAAGACCGCTTGTTGCATCTCTTTGCGGTGGATACGGATCGAACCGCCACCCAGCTCAGTACCGTTCAACACCATGTCATACGCGCGGGACAGCGCGCCTGCCGGGTTGGCTTCCAGCTCTTCGGGCGAGCACTTCGGCGCGGTGAACGGGTGGTGCAAGGCGCTGAAGCTGCCGTCATCGTTCTCTTCGAACATCGGGAAGTCGACGACCCACATCGGTGCCCACTTGCAGGTCAGCAGGTCCAGGTCGTGGCCCAGCTTGATCCGCAGCGCGCCCAGGGCTTCGCTGACGATCTTGGCTTTGTCGGCGCCGAAGAACACGATGTCGCCGTCGACCGCGCCCACGCGATCCAGGATCACATTGAGGTTGGCTTCCGGGATGTTCTTCACGATTGGCGACTGCAGGCCTTCAACACCCTTGGCGCGCTCGTTGACCTTGATATACGCCAGGCCCTTGGCACCGTAGATGCCGACGAACTTGGTGTAGTCGTCGATCTGCTTGCGCGGCATGCTCGCGCCGCCAGGCACGCGCAGGGCGGCGATGCGGCATTTCGGGTCGTTGGCGGGGCCGCTGAACACCTTGAAATCAACTTCGGTGAGCTGGTCGGCCACGTCCACCAGTTCCAGCGGGTTACGCAGGTCTGGCTTGTCCGAACCGTAGCGGCGCATGGCTTCTTCGAAGGTCATGTGCGGGAATTCGCCGAACTCCAGGTCCAGCACTTCCTTGAACAGGTTGCGGATCATCTGCTCGGTGATGCCCATGATCTCTTTTTCATCGAGGAAGCTGGTCTCGATGTCGATCTGGGTGAATTCCGGCTGGCGGTCGGCGCGCAGGTCTTCGTCGCGGAAGCACTTGGCGATCTGGTAGTAACGGTCGAAACCGGCCACCATCAGCAGCTGCTTGAACAGCTGCGGCGACTGCGGCAAGGCGAAGAAACTGCCGGCGTGGGTACGGCTAGGCACCAGGTAGTCACGCGCGCCTTCCGGGGTGGCCCGGGTCAGGATAGGCGTTTCGACGTCAAGGAAGCCGTTCTCGTCGAGGAAGCGGCGGATGCTGGTGGTCATGCGCGAACGCAGGCGCAGCTTCTCGGCCATTTCCGGACGACGCAGATCCAGGAAGCGGTAGCGCAGGCGGGTTTCTTCGCCGACGTCGGAGTATTCGTTCAACGGGAACGGCGGGGTTTCCGATTCGTTCAGTACTTCCAGCTCGTAGCCCAGCACTTCGATCGCACCGGACGCCATGTTCGCGTTCACGGCACCGGCCGGACGCAGGCGAACCTTGCCGGTGATCTTCACGACGTACTCGCTGCGCACACGGTCAGCGGCGGCGAAGCTTTCGGCGCGATCCGGATCGAATACCACCTGGGCCAGGCCATCACGATCACGGATATCGAGGAAGATCACCCCGCCGTGGTCGCGGCGACGGTGAACCCATCCGCAAAGGGTGATTTCCTGACCATCCAGGGTCTCGTTCAGTTGGCCGCAATAGTGGCTGCGCATCATGGTAGTGGTTTCACTTCTCGTAATTCGAAATTCGGTGGAGGCCTGCCTCGTCACCGTACATTAAAGCAGGGGACGGATAATGCAGGAGCCTGCGCATGGAGTTCAACTCAGTCTGCTTTGTCGCCGCCCGCCAGGTTCTTCTTCGAACCGGTCTTGAAATCGGTCTCGTACCAGCCGCTGCCGCTCAGGCGGAAGCCCGGCATGGACAACATCTTCTTGAGCTCGGGTGCCTGGCAGGCCGGGCAATCGACCAGCGGCGCTGCGCTGATCTTCTGGATGGCTTCCAACTGATGTCCACAGGAAGCACATTGATAGTCATACATGGGCATGGCGATGTCTCGGCGGTCGATCGTTACTGTGCCGCGCCCGCTCCTGATAAAGAGCAGAGGGAGAAAGCCCCGGCAGCAGCAAAGCGCGGGATTATATCTGGTAAATCAAGGCAGCGCAGCCGGCTTTCTGCCCGGGGCAGGCCCACCTCGACAGCGGACCTGCCCCGAGGCCTGCCGATTACTCAGGGCTTGGCGAGGCAGCACGGCCCTTTAACAGATGAACCACACACACTACCCTGACCAACCCACTGAAGTTCTTCACTCCTCCATACCGCAAGTGCACTTCCCGATCGACATAGGACAGCAATGCACTGACAGAGCAGGCATTGATCCTGGCTATTTCCGTGAGGATATTCCAATAGATCTGCTCAAGCCGAAGACAAGTGGAAAATCCGTTGAGCCTTACCGATCGGGACAATGGCTTGGCCAGCCCCATATCGAACCCCTTGGCGAAGGGGTCGACGCTTATCTTGTGGAAACCACCGGTTTCCATCACTCCCACATCCACTCCACGTGACATACACCTGACACTCCATTGCCAAACAACAGCCCATGGGTTCTCCCATTGGACAGTGGCCCTATAAGACAGCAGGACGAGGCAGGCAGCCAGAAGACGGGGCGTTGATAGGCGTAGGACAACGCCAGGAAATGCGTGGAAACAAGCAAGTGGCGCCACAACGGCGCCACTGTGGCTGTCGTTTACTGGCTTTCGAGCAGGGAACGCAGCATCCACGCGGTTTTCTCGTGAACCTGCATGCGCTGGGTCAGCAGGTCCGCGGTCGGCTCATCGCTGACCTTGTCGAGCAACGGGAAAATACCACGTGCGGTACGCGTGACCGCCTCCTGGCCCGCCACCAGTTGCTTGATCATCTCTTCTGCGCTGGGAACACCCTCTTCTTCCTTGATGGAGGAAAGGCGGGCATAGATCGAATAGGCGCCCGGTGCCGGGAAACCCAGGGCACGGATACGCTCGGCTATGGCGTCCACCGCCAGCGCCAGTTCGTTGTACTGCTCTTCGAACATCAGGTGCAGCGTACGGAACATGGGGCCCGTGACGTTCCAATGGAAGTTGTGGGTCTTCAGGTACAGTACATAGGTATCGGAAAGCAGCCGTGAAAGCCCATCGACGATGGATTTACGATCTTCTTCACTGATACCGATATCGATTGCCATGTTTATCCCCTTCAATTGACAAGCATTCATTGATCAGGTGCACGACTACTCTAGCAATAGCGCCGCAGAGACGCAGCCCGACACCCTCGGGCGACATGCGGCAAATCGCCCCTGCACGACCTGTCAGCCCGTGCAGTACAAGCCTTTGGGCATGTCGGAAATTTTCTTTAAGGCCGCCAGAAACCCCTGCACATGTCTAGGACAAGCGTTTCACGCAGAAATGCCACGCCCCTTTCAACCGCGGAAAATGCTCGATTTGAGTAGGCACGGCCTTTGCTGTTAAATAGGCAGCGTGTCGCCGTCGTTAATTTCCACGGCAAGCGGCATAGGCTGATACCCGCGCACGTGCCCAACGCCTCCCATTGTTCAGAAGCGAACCGTGCCAGTCAGCTCTTCCTTGTGATCCGTCTTAACGTGAGTTAATCAAAATGTTGAAAATCGTCCACCTGCTAACGGGCGTTGCAGCGTTGCTGCTGTCCTTTATCCCGAGCCTGCAGCCTGAAAGCCTGCCCTACCTGCAACAACACGACGCTCTGTACCTGGCCTTGTTCGGCCTTCTTAACCTGACGCTCGCTCCCGTAATCCCTTACTGGAACAAAGGCACACGTCATCAACTGCAAAACCTGGTCAGCGCGCTGCTGGTACTGACCGTTGTCGTACAAACCCTCACCCTCCTGGCACCTATGCCTGAAGTGGGCGGCCATCCGGCCATCCTGCTCAGCCTGGTGATTGCTGTGGTCGCTATCGTTCTTCACCTGGCCATCAGCTTCTACCGTTCGTCCCCGGCGGCCGCGTCGCAAAACTACGACATGACCAATCGGGATACCGGTACCGTCAAGTGGTTCAACACCTCCAAAGGCTTCGGCTTTATTTCCCGCGATTCGGGCGACGACATCTTCGTCCACTTCCGGGCTATCCGTGGCGAAGGTCATCGCGTCCTGGTGGAAGGCCAGCGCGTGGAGTTCTCCGTGATGAATCGCGACAAAGGCCTGCAAGCCGAAGACGTGATCGCAGCCCTGCCGCGTCGCTGATTCCAGCCGTCGCAGCAAAAAAACCGCGATCCAGCCTTGGCTGGGTCGCGGTTTTTTATTGCACTCGGATTAATAGTGCGGTGGCGGCGCCTCTTCTTCGGACGTCTCGAACTGGCCGCCCATTTCTTCCTGACGCTTGAGCAGCGCGGTCATCTGCAGCTGCAGGCGTTCAACCGCGCGCTGCTGGACGACCAGGATGTCATTGAGGGTCTCGATGGTGTCGTCCTGAAAGGCCAGGCGGCTCTCCAGATCGGTAACGCGGTCTTGCAAGTCCATGGTTCAACCCTGGGTAAAGATAAAGTCGGCAGGCAGCAACGCGTGCAGGCGCACACGAATGGCCGCCACTTGTTCTTCAGTGTACGGCTGGGCCGGATGCTTGCCCCAAACCGGCGCAGGCCACGCGGCGTCATCACGCTTACGTACGATCACATGCACGTGCAATTGGCTGACGACATTGCCCAGCGCACCGATATTCATCTTGTCGGCGCCCAGGCCTTCGTTGAGTAACTGCGCCAGCAACGTAGTTTCCTTCCAGAGGATCTGTTGATCTGCGACATCCAGCTGAAACACTTCGCTGATACCGTTGATGCGTGGCACCAGGATGAACCAGGGGTAATTCGAGTCATTGGACAGCAGCAGGCGGCACAACGGGAAGTCCCCGATCACCAGTGTGTCTTGTTGCAGGCGTTGGTCTAAGGCGAACACCACGGGCACTCCGTTTGGCAGGTCAAGTTCCGGCGCCCAGCATACCTTTGAATGCAGGCGGCTTCACGGCGAATACGGGAGAGCCCCGGCGCATCCGGAGAAAAAAACCGCACCCTTTCGATGCAGGCGAATAATTGAGCTACGCTAACTCGGGCCTCACCGGGATGCACCAAAATGACCCACTTGTGCCTCAAAGAGATCCGCCAACTACCCACTCATGGGGGTGGACCGGTAACGTTTTCCTCGGGCAACGTTTTTTTTGCCCCCCCAACAGCGGTAACACACGGGCGTCAAGCCCAAACCAAACGGCGTAAAAAGCCCGTACTTATGCGGTTTTTACACCGTCGTAACGTTTTTCACGAAAAAATGACATTCAGTTACCAGTTTGGGCGCGCTTGTTGCATTCACCCCCCTATCGTCGACAACGGCACCTGCAGGGAAGTGAGTGTTTCGCGATAAAAAACAGTGGCGTTTCAATGCATACCAAGGAAGACGACAAACTCTGAAAGACGTTTGAAAACAGCATTGAAGTTGTCAGTCCCGTTACATTCGGACTGTGAATTTGCGACATGGAACTAGCAATTTACGACAGCCTCGTAAAGAAGCTGAAAGGAAAGATGGGTAAGTATCGTCAATAGAGTCTGCGTGATATAACTTTGCGCCGACACAAAAAAGAAAGAGCCGCCCAGATAAAAATACAGGTGGGACGGCAGTACTCTTCCTAAAACCAAAGGAGCAAATCACGATGCGCGTGATGAAGTGGAGCATGATCGCCCTGGCTGTTTCAGCAGGCACCTCGCAGTTCGCAATGGCGTCCGCCCAGGACGATTCCAAGGGCTTTATCGAGGACAGTACAGCCAGCATTCTGACGCGGGCCCTGTATTTCAGCCGTGACCGCCGTAACCACGGTGCAGAACAAAGCCGTATCGAAGAAACAGGCCTTGGCTTCCACGGCCTCTTCAGCTCGGGTTACACCCAAGGCACCATCGGTGTCGGTGTCGACGTGATCGGCCTGCTGGGCGTCAAGCTGGACAGCGGCAAAGGCCGTGCCGGCACCGGTCTGTTCCCAGAGGGTTCCGACGGCCGTTCGCAGGATGACTACTCCAAAGGCGGCGCAGCCATCAAGTTCCGTATGTCCAATACGGTCCTGAAGATCGGTGATCAGTACACCACCGCTCCAGTGTTCGCTTCCGATGACAGCCGTTTGCTGCCGGAACTGCCGCAAGGCATCTCCATCACCAGCAACGAAATCAAAGATCTGAAACTGGAAGCCGGTCACTTCACCTCGATCGTTGCCCAGGATCAAACCTACCGCGACAGTA
Coding sequences within:
- the tolQ gene encoding protein TolQ, which codes for MEPTVVDHSSMWSLVSNASVVVQLVMLTLVAASVTSWVMIFQRSNLLRAGRRALESFEERFWSGIDLSKLYRQAGSNPDPDSGVEQIFRAGFKEFSRLRQQPGVDPEAVMEGVARAMRVAISREEEKLEQSLPFLATVGSVSPYIGLFGTVWGIMNSFRGLAQAQQATLATVAPGIAEALIATAIGLFAAIPAVIAYNRFAATSETLISRYYTFADEFQAILHRKVHTSEE
- the ybgC gene encoding tol-pal system-associated acyl-CoA thioesterase gives rise to the protein MRAQNGDQSFAHRCRVYYEDTDAGGIVYYVNYLKFMERARTERLRELGFAQSQLAGEDLLFVVHSSEARYHAPARLDDELLVSAEVIELNRASLRFKQQVRRATDATLLCEGQFLVACVRTNSLKPRAIPETLRAAFAAVSGAGKQSKQEI
- the ruvB gene encoding Holliday junction branch migration DNA helicase RuvB, with amino-acid sequence MIEADRLIAATGPRDREEVQDRAIRPLSLADYIGQPTVREQMELFIQAARGRSESLDHTLIFGPPGLGKTTLANIIAQEMGVSIKSTSGPVLERPGDLAALLTNLEPHDVLFIDEIHRLSPIVEEVLYPAMEDFQLDIMIGEGPAARSIKLDLPPFTLVGATTRAGMLTNPLRDRFGIVQRLEFYSTTDLATIVSRSASILGLPLDPEGAFEIARRARGTPRIANRLLRRVRDFAEVRAKGHITKAVADLALNLLDVDEHGFDHQDRRLLLTMIEKFDGGPVGVDSLAAAISEERHTIEDVLEPYLIQQGYIMRTPRGRVVTRHAYLHFGLNIPSRLGEMPVVDEFLDAVDD
- the ruvA gene encoding Holliday junction branch migration protein RuvA, with amino-acid sequence MIGRLRGTLAEKQPPHLILDVNGLGYELEVPMTTLYRLPSVGEPITLHTHLVVREDAQLLYGFIGKRDRDFFRELIRLNGVGPKLALALMSSLEVDELVRAVSAQDTSALTKVPGVGKKTAERLLVELKDRFKAWEVVPSMFALVPNQPDMPAGQVASAESDAVSALISLGYKPQEASKAVSAIKDKNLSSEDMIRRALKGMI
- the ruvC gene encoding crossover junction endodeoxyribonuclease RuvC; its protein translation is MTLILGIDPGSRITGFGVVQHTPRGCVYVASGCIRTGAGELAERLQIVYRGVREVIQTYGPVTMGIEKVFMAKNADSALKLGQARGAAIVAGAEEGMEIAEYTATQVKQAVVGTGAANKEQVQMMVMHMLKLTSKPQIDASDALAIAICHAHTRSSLLPHGLGMARSRGGRLRL
- a CDS encoding YebC/PmpR family DNA-binding transcriptional regulator yields the protein MAGHSKWANIKHRKERQDAKKGKIFTKWIRELTVAARQGGGDPGSNPRLRLALDKALGANMSRDIIDRAVARGAGAADTDDMVELTYEGYGPGGVAVMVECMTDNRNRTAAAVRHAFSKCGGNLGTDGSVAYLFERKGQISFAPGVDEDALMEAAMEADADDVVTNEDGSIDVFTSFAGFYAVRNALEAAGFKGSDAEIVMLPTTSAELDLDGAQKVLKMLDMLEDLDDVQNVYSNADIPESVAEQLG
- the aspS gene encoding aspartate--tRNA ligase, with protein sequence MMRSHYCGQLNETLDGQEITLCGWVHRRRDHGGVIFLDIRDRDGLAQVVFDPDRAESFAAADRVRSEYVVKITGKVRLRPAGAVNANMASGAIEVLGYELEVLNESETPPFPLNEYSDVGEETRLRYRFLDLRRPEMAEKLRLRSRMTTSIRRFLDENGFLDVETPILTRATPEGARDYLVPSRTHAGSFFALPQSPQLFKQLLMVAGFDRYYQIAKCFRDEDLRADRQPEFTQIDIETSFLDEKEIMGITEQMIRNLFKEVLDLEFGEFPHMTFEEAMRRYGSDKPDLRNPLELVDVADQLTEVDFKVFSGPANDPKCRIAALRVPGGASMPRKQIDDYTKFVGIYGAKGLAYIKVNERAKGVEGLQSPIVKNIPEANLNVILDRVGAVDGDIVFFGADKAKIVSEALGALRIKLGHDLDLLTCKWAPMWVVDFPMFEENDDGSFSALHHPFTAPKCSPEELEANPAGALSRAYDMVLNGTELGGGSIRIHRKEMQQAVFRLLGINEAEQEEKFGFLLDALKYGAPPHGGLAFGLDRLVMLMTGAQSIREVIAFPKTQSAADVMTQAPGVVDAKALRELHIRLRETPKAE
- a CDS encoding FmdB family zinc ribbon protein, with the protein product MPMYDYQCASCGHQLEAIQKISAAPLVDCPACQAPELKKMLSMPGFRLSGSGWYETDFKTGSKKNLAGGDKAD
- a CDS encoding ribbon-helix-helix domain-containing protein, whose product is MSRGVDVGVMETGGFHKISVDPFAKGFDMGLAKPLSRSVRLNGFSTCLRLEQIYWNILTEIARINACSVSALLSYVDREVHLRYGGVKNFSGLVRVVCVVHLLKGRAASPSPE
- a CDS encoding Dps family protein, with amino-acid sequence MAIDIGISEEDRKSIVDGLSRLLSDTYVLYLKTHNFHWNVTGPMFRTLHLMFEEQYNELALAVDAIAERIRALGFPAPGAYSIYARLSSIKEEEGVPSAEEMIKQLVAGQEAVTRTARGIFPLLDKVSDEPTADLLTQRMQVHEKTAWMLRSLLESQ
- a CDS encoding cold-shock protein, which encodes MLKIVHLLTGVAALLLSFIPSLQPESLPYLQQHDALYLALFGLLNLTLAPVIPYWNKGTRHQLQNLVSALLVLTVVVQTLTLLAPMPEVGGHPAILLSLVIAVVAIVLHLAISFYRSSPAAASQNYDMTNRDTGTVKWFNTSKGFGFISRDSGDDIFVHFRAIRGEGHRVLVEGQRVEFSVMNRDKGLQAEDVIAALPRR
- a CDS encoding SlyX family protein, yielding MDLQDRVTDLESRLAFQDDTIETLNDILVVQQRAVERLQLQMTALLKRQEEMGGQFETSEEEAPPPHY
- a CDS encoding HIT domain-containing protein, whose translation is MFALDQRLQQDTLVIGDFPLCRLLLSNDSNYPWFILVPRINGISEVFQLDVADQQILWKETTLLAQLLNEGLGADKMNIGALGNVVSQLHVHVIVRKRDDAAWPAPVWGKHPAQPYTEEQVAAIRVRLHALLPADFIFTQG